A stretch of Desulfitobacterium dichloroeliminans LMG P-21439 DNA encodes these proteins:
- the aspA gene encoding aspartate ammonia-lyase has product MRKEKDLLGMMDVPDHVYYGIQTLRARENFPITGYRPHHELIRALGLVKAAAARANMEIGSMSRDVGEAVVRASMEVVEGRFDDYFVVDVIQGGAGTSYNMNANEVIANRAIEILGGKKGDYNRVHPNVHVNMAQSTNDVFPTAIRIACLNVADDLLLALKELQAAFVSKAQEFDGVIKMGRTHLQDAVPIRLGQEFAAYAQMLERDIRRIDGASQSLLIVNMGATAVGTGLNADPVYIEKVSDLLREITGLPLRRAENLVDATQNTDAFLEVSGALKTLAVNLSKIANDLRLMASGPRTGFGEITLPAMQPGSSIMPGKVNPVMAEVVNQVAFQVQGNDFTVALACGAGQLELNVMEPVVVFNLLQSLDILRNVIKVFKERCVVGIVANVERCRNLVENSVGVVTAINPHVGYEVASRIAKEAIITGRPVREIVLEKGVLTVEELDLILNPFEMTKPGISGSELLKGRRS; this is encoded by the coding sequence ATGCGTAAGGAAAAAGATCTACTCGGCATGATGGATGTCCCGGATCACGTCTATTATGGCATTCAAACCCTCAGGGCAAGAGAGAACTTCCCGATTACGGGATATCGACCACATCATGAACTTATACGTGCCTTAGGCCTAGTAAAAGCCGCAGCAGCAAGGGCGAATATGGAGATTGGCTCAATGTCCCGTGACGTGGGCGAGGCAGTTGTCCGTGCTTCCATGGAAGTTGTTGAAGGCCGGTTCGATGATTATTTCGTAGTGGATGTTATCCAAGGGGGCGCAGGTACTTCCTATAATATGAATGCTAATGAGGTCATCGCCAATCGGGCCATTGAAATTCTTGGCGGAAAAAAAGGAGATTATAATCGCGTGCATCCGAATGTCCATGTAAATATGGCCCAAAGCACTAACGATGTTTTTCCTACGGCTATTCGTATCGCTTGCCTAAATGTAGCAGACGATTTGCTCCTGGCCCTCAAGGAATTGCAGGCAGCCTTCGTGAGTAAGGCTCAAGAATTTGATGGAGTCATTAAGATGGGAAGAACTCACCTTCAGGACGCGGTTCCCATACGCTTAGGCCAGGAGTTTGCGGCCTATGCACAAATGCTGGAGCGAGATATTCGGCGTATCGATGGGGCTTCTCAATCCTTGCTGATTGTCAATATGGGAGCAACTGCAGTAGGAACCGGTTTAAATGCTGACCCGGTGTATATTGAGAAGGTTTCTGATCTTTTGAGAGAGATCACCGGTTTGCCGCTCAGAAGAGCGGAGAATTTAGTCGATGCCACTCAGAACACGGATGCCTTTTTGGAGGTATCTGGGGCTCTGAAGACTTTAGCGGTTAACCTTTCCAAGATTGCCAATGATCTAAGGCTGATGGCTTCTGGTCCAAGAACGGGTTTCGGAGAAATTACTCTACCGGCCATGCAGCCGGGCTCGTCCATTATGCCGGGGAAAGTTAATCCGGTGATGGCTGAGGTGGTCAATCAAGTTGCCTTCCAGGTCCAAGGCAACGATTTTACAGTTGCCTTGGCCTGTGGAGCGGGACAGCTGGAACTCAATGTGATGGAGCCGGTGGTAGTCTTTAATCTTCTTCAATCCTTAGATATTCTCCGAAATGTTATTAAAGTCTTTAAAGAGCGTTGTGTGGTCGGTATAGTTGCCAATGTGGAACGCTGTCGTAACCTGGTAGAAAATAGTGTGGGTGTTGTGACAGCAATCAATCCTCATGTGGGCTATGAAGTAGCATCACGAATTGCCAAAGAGGCGATTATTACAGGTCGTCCTGTGCGGGAGATTGTTCTCGAAAAAGGGGTATTAACGGTTGAAGAATTAGATTTAATCTTGAATCCTTTTGAAATGACAAAGCCAGGGATTAGTGGCTCAGAGTTACTTAAGGGGAGACGTTCCTAG
- a CDS encoding Maf family protein, translating into MLVLASASPRRGMLLNEGGFPFTRVEADVSEELSQGVSPDSAVKELALRKAQAGLKNWLDLGGSREDVVIGADTIVVLEDRILGKPKDEKEAEEMLTALSGRGHKVYTGVALINGAGRQEHGVVQTAVFFRSLTHQEILEYIDSGEPMDKAGAYGIQGLGGHLVDYFRGSLSNVIGLPMEYVKARLSVWGIKHGDIALHEVKDGLSPVEGSSRGIATS; encoded by the coding sequence ATGCTCGTACTGGCTTCAGCTTCTCCGCGTCGAGGGATGCTTCTGAATGAAGGGGGATTTCCCTTTACTCGAGTGGAAGCAGATGTTTCTGAAGAACTCTCCCAAGGGGTTTCCCCTGATTCAGCTGTAAAGGAACTGGCTTTGCGTAAAGCTCAGGCTGGATTGAAGAATTGGTTGGATTTGGGTGGGAGTCGCGAGGATGTGGTTATCGGAGCCGATACGATTGTTGTTTTAGAGGACCGCATTCTGGGCAAGCCTAAGGATGAAAAAGAAGCAGAGGAAATGCTTACCGCTTTAAGTGGGCGAGGACATAAAGTGTACACCGGGGTGGCGCTCATCAATGGAGCAGGCCGCCAAGAACATGGTGTAGTGCAGACAGCAGTTTTTTTTCGTTCACTGACTCATCAGGAAATCTTGGAATATATTGACTCTGGCGAGCCTATGGACAAAGCGGGTGCTTATGGTATCCAAGGTCTTGGCGGTCATTTAGTGGATTATTTTAGGGGATCCTTAAGCAATGTGATTGGTTTACCCATGGAATATGTCAAAGCAAGACTGAGCGTGTGGGGGATTAAGCATGGAGATATCGCCCTGCATGAGGTGAAGGATGGATTATCGCCGGTTGAAGGATCTTCCCGAGGAATTGCTACCTCGTGA
- a CDS encoding redox-sensing transcriptional repressor Rex, with amino-acid sequence MKTLKIPEATIIRLSVYSRHLTDVDRKGIITISSGEIAEGVGVSPAQVRKDLAYFGEFGTRGVGYNVKDLHRHILKILGLSEDWSVCLVGMGNLGLALTTYKGFRERGFIITSIYDNDPMKIGTVYHGVEVMCIDHIEEVAKNNKTQIGIIAVPSSAAQAIADKLVRAGVQAILNFAPVVLNVPPEVELRNVDLAVNLEVLTFNVGAHRL; translated from the coding sequence ATGAAAACACTTAAAATCCCAGAAGCTACAATTATTCGTCTATCTGTTTATTCAAGACATTTGACAGATGTAGATCGTAAGGGGATTATCACAATATCATCGGGTGAGATTGCTGAAGGTGTTGGGGTAAGTCCAGCTCAAGTGCGTAAGGATTTAGCGTACTTTGGTGAATTTGGAACTCGTGGTGTGGGTTATAATGTAAAAGATTTGCATCGCCACATTTTGAAAATCCTTGGTTTGAGTGAGGATTGGAGCGTTTGCCTTGTTGGTATGGGTAACCTTGGTCTAGCTCTGACTACTTACAAAGGTTTTCGTGAGCGCGGATTTATTATCACCAGTATCTATGATAATGATCCGATGAAGATTGGTACCGTATATCATGGCGTCGAAGTCATGTGTATCGATCATATCGAAGAAGTTGCAAAAAATAACAAGACGCAGATTGGCATCATCGCTGTACCCTCTAGCGCTGCTCAAGCGATTGCGGATAAACTTGTCCGTGCCGGTGTGCAGGCGATTCTCAACTTTGCGCCTGTGGTATTAAACGTTCCACCGGAAGTCGAGCTTAGAAATGTAGACTTGGCGGTTAATCTTGAGGTGTTAACCTTTAATGTGGGCGCCCATCGTTTATAA
- the mreC gene encoding rod shape-determining protein MreC, with protein MRKRVNATGIMVLVFFLVLGVLVSIRLTGLGSQFPNPIGGVLQRALSPVQNVILSAGNSFKENTRVFWNFSDVQRENDELKAKVEQLTGDNLKLKEQVLAGLRYNELDQEMFNSPNIDKYSKIGASIINRNPTAWYQTFNINRGSKDGIAVNDPVIVALGLVGKIVSVTPTTSEVLLITDSEGQVSASVRGSTGSPTFGIVEGTYKRTTRLEAEGNLQMLLRRDDNVNIGDLVLTSGMGGVYPKDIPVGKVEQIQLDGSGLLKTAYISPFVDFEALEEVYIVRKTGGQ; from the coding sequence GTGCGAAAAAGAGTGAATGCAACGGGGATCATGGTTCTCGTTTTCTTCCTCGTGTTAGGCGTGCTTGTGAGTATTCGCTTAACTGGACTGGGAAGCCAATTTCCTAACCCAATCGGTGGGGTATTGCAGCGTGCCCTCAGCCCAGTACAGAATGTTATTCTGAGCGCGGGAAACAGCTTCAAAGAGAACACTCGCGTTTTTTGGAATTTTAGTGATGTACAAAGGGAGAATGATGAGTTAAAGGCGAAAGTAGAGCAACTGACGGGTGATAATCTGAAGCTTAAAGAGCAAGTTTTGGCCGGATTGCGCTATAATGAACTGGATCAAGAGATGTTTAACAGTCCTAACATAGATAAATATTCGAAGATTGGTGCCAGTATTATTAATCGGAATCCTACGGCATGGTATCAGACCTTCAACATTAACCGTGGGTCTAAAGATGGGATAGCTGTGAATGATCCGGTCATCGTTGCTTTAGGACTGGTCGGCAAGATTGTCTCCGTGACGCCGACCACTTCAGAAGTTCTTTTAATCACAGATAGTGAAGGACAAGTCAGTGCTTCGGTGCGGGGAAGTACCGGATCACCAACCTTTGGTATTGTTGAAGGAACCTATAAAAGAACCACTCGACTGGAAGCTGAAGGTAATCTTCAGATGCTATTACGTCGTGATGATAATGTCAATATTGGCGATTTAGTATTAACTTCCGGTATGGGAGGAGTATATCCCAAAGATATTCCCGTCGGTAAAGTAGAGCAGATTCAATTGGATGGCTCCGGCTTGTTGAAAACGGCCTATATTTCTCCTTTTGTAGATTTTGAAGCATTAGAGGAAGTTTATATTGTAAGAAAGACAGGGGGGCAATAA
- the mreD gene encoding rod shape-determining protein MreD, protein MRRNILIIVMLLFSLILPGTVFNFLSWGGIKPDLLLLFTIYMALHHRTLPGALWGLGAGILADFYLGRHFGMYALTLTMVALLTGWLSERWYRENFFLIALLVFLVTFVGEGVIAFLNILVGARWAFDDALRLVLGVSVYNAVLVPITYPWIHRSFTRGWLKYRPKYDR, encoded by the coding sequence ATGCGGCGGAATATCCTCATTATCGTTATGCTCCTTTTTAGCCTGATTCTGCCCGGAACCGTCTTTAATTTTTTGTCATGGGGTGGAATTAAGCCAGATTTATTGTTGCTCTTTACCATTTATATGGCTCTGCATCATCGGACACTGCCGGGTGCCTTATGGGGATTAGGAGCAGGTATATTAGCAGACTTTTATCTGGGCAGGCATTTCGGAATGTATGCCTTAACCTTAACGATGGTTGCCTTGCTTACCGGTTGGCTCTCCGAGCGATGGTATCGGGAAAACTTTTTCTTGATTGCCCTCTTGGTTTTTCTGGTTACGTTTGTGGGAGAAGGTGTCATCGCCTTTTTGAATATCCTCGTAGGGGCCCGATGGGCCTTCGATGATGCTCTGCGCTTGGTCCTCGGTGTCTCAGTTTATAACGCGGTTCTCGTGCCTATTACGTATCCCTGGATTCATCGGTCGTTTACGAGAGGGTGGCTTAAGTATCGGCCGAAGTATGATCGATAG
- a CDS encoding rod shape-determining protein: protein MFFGKDLGIDLGTANTLVHMKGKGIVCNEPSVVAIDTEKKTPLAVGDKAKEMIGRTPGNIVAIRPLKDGVISDFNVTQKMLKYFISRALGTESPFARPRVVICVPSGVTPVEERAVKEAALAAGAKDPIIMEEPMAAAIGAGLPVSEPTGNMIVDIGGGTTEVAVISLGGIVTSRSIRVAGDEMDDAIVAHIKRRYNLMVGYRTAEDIKMEIGCAYQAEKDKRYQVRGRDLLTGLPKTVEITAEEIQEALQEPVLAIVEGVKSCLEKTPPELAADIMDRGIVMAGGGSLLRNLDKLIADETGMPVHLAEDPLSCVALGTGKVLENEDIFRRIAALQKS from the coding sequence ATGTTTTTTGGTAAGGATTTAGGAATTGATTTAGGTACTGCGAATACGTTGGTCCATATGAAGGGCAAAGGAATCGTTTGCAATGAACCTTCTGTGGTCGCGATTGATACAGAAAAGAAAACTCCTCTGGCTGTAGGGGATAAAGCCAAGGAAATGATCGGTCGAACCCCGGGCAATATTGTGGCGATTCGCCCATTAAAGGATGGAGTTATTTCAGATTTTAATGTAACTCAGAAAATGCTCAAATATTTCATTTCCAGGGCTTTAGGTACGGAATCTCCTTTTGCTCGCCCACGGGTTGTCATCTGTGTACCTTCCGGAGTGACCCCTGTTGAAGAACGTGCAGTTAAGGAAGCGGCCTTAGCAGCGGGAGCTAAGGATCCCATCATCATGGAAGAGCCTATGGCTGCTGCTATCGGCGCAGGGCTTCCGGTGAGTGAACCTACGGGAAATATGATTGTGGATATCGGTGGTGGAACCACGGAAGTTGCGGTTATTTCCTTGGGCGGAATTGTTACAAGTCGCTCCATTCGCGTTGCAGGTGATGAGATGGATGATGCCATTGTGGCACATATCAAACGTCGCTATAACTTAATGGTGGGTTATCGCACGGCTGAAGATATTAAAATGGAAATCGGTTGTGCTTATCAAGCTGAAAAAGATAAACGCTATCAAGTCCGAGGACGGGATCTGCTGACAGGCTTACCAAAAACTGTAGAGATTACGGCTGAAGAGATTCAAGAGGCTCTTCAAGAACCTGTGTTAGCTATCGTTGAAGGGGTAAAGTCCTGCCTCGAAAAGACTCCTCCGGAGTTGGCAGCAGATATTATGGACCGTGGCATTGTGATGGCAGGGGGAGGATCCCTACTGCGTAATCTGGACAAGCTCATTGCGGATGAGACGGGGATGCCGGTACATCTGGCCGAAGACCCACTTTCTTGTGTGGCTCTAGGGACGGGAAAGGTTTTAGAGAACGAGGATATATTCCGGAGAATTGCTGCATTGCAAAAAAGCTAG
- a CDS encoding DUF4321 domain-containing protein, with protein sequence MPAGRNNSGTGRTILLILSGAAIGTLLGYGLEKFTFLAPFLRPAVIDFPSHTYLDFFFMSFSFGFRLSITIATILGALGGYYLARKW encoded by the coding sequence ATGCCGGCAGGTCGAAATAATTCGGGGACGGGTCGCACGATTCTCCTTATTCTGTCAGGAGCCGCCATTGGCACTTTATTGGGTTATGGGCTGGAGAAGTTTACCTTTTTAGCACCCTTTTTGCGCCCGGCGGTTATCGATTTTCCTTCTCATACCTATCTGGATTTCTTTTTTATGTCTTTCTCCTTTGGCTTCCGTTTAAGCATCACTATCGCAACGATATTAGGTGCTCTCGGTGGTTATTATCTAGCTAGGAAGTGGTAG
- the mrdA gene encoding penicillin-binding protein 2, producing MEEDQERKPYVRRLWALSAVVFLIFLMLGFNLWRLQIAEASYYESKAQGNIMKLVSIPSNRGDIIDRNGELLVTSVPQFALTIDWMELQSAKSGDWKEVITRLAGYIKPYWPIEKQGVEFIAEDILVMIQNQQWERYRPVTVMSNVPDPLKAIIAEHKDELPGVNVEALPVRDYRKNTLAGHLLGYVREVSEEEIDKFNQDPYAQQAGFTYTHGDLVGKMGVEKSYDYWLRGREGVQQVIVDNSARPIAKEVIQPAEPGKTLQLTLDAELQAVMEKSLDDVFRNEVHKDRPDANAGAAVVIEVKTGKILAMTSRPFMNPNDLTGIISEEIATKYFTAEEAASFDRALAGTYAPGSTFKMTTALAGLHSGVVTPSEQFNSSNVVATLGTVNGIQEWSPGGFGLVNLNRAMAKSSNTYFQAVGQRVFAKNGEMLKQIANELGLGVYSGIDIPGESKGNAPSPEWKKATFGPAYEKTRDNNLADIEKEFKTKLAEAKDEDARKKLEKEKKAKIDQVHAEYNYNVRWFIDWQYFETFNTAIGQGDNTYTPLQLANYVATIVNGGKRMQPYIVDKILDPVTGEVVHQNQPVVRNTVSVSPENLKAVKEAMSKVTSGEGTAAWLFADTPQYTGGGKTGTAQLGSKNTAAGDLFNGVYVGFAPYDDPEIAFAGVVEYGYHGGDTAGLIAKAAFKQYFGW from the coding sequence ATGGAAGAAGATCAAGAACGCAAACCCTACGTCCGTCGGCTCTGGGCACTCAGTGCCGTAGTATTCCTCATATTCCTGATGCTCGGCTTTAACCTTTGGCGCCTGCAAATCGCCGAAGCCTCCTATTACGAGAGCAAGGCCCAAGGCAATATCATGAAGCTTGTTTCGATTCCGTCGAATCGTGGCGATATCATTGATCGCAATGGTGAGCTACTCGTCACCAGCGTGCCTCAGTTTGCCTTGACCATTGATTGGATGGAATTACAAAGTGCCAAGAGTGGAGACTGGAAAGAAGTTATTACTCGTTTGGCTGGCTATATTAAACCCTATTGGCCCATTGAGAAACAAGGGGTTGAGTTCATTGCCGAAGATATCTTGGTAATGATTCAAAACCAGCAGTGGGAACGCTACCGTCCTGTAACAGTTATGAGCAATGTTCCTGACCCTCTCAAAGCAATTATCGCCGAGCATAAGGATGAGCTACCGGGTGTTAACGTAGAAGCCCTACCAGTGCGCGATTATCGAAAAAATACCCTCGCTGGTCATCTCCTCGGTTATGTGCGTGAAGTGAGTGAAGAGGAGATTGATAAGTTTAATCAGGATCCCTATGCTCAACAGGCAGGCTTTACTTACACACATGGGGATCTGGTTGGCAAAATGGGGGTAGAGAAGAGCTATGATTATTGGCTGCGCGGCAGAGAAGGGGTACAGCAGGTCATCGTTGACAACAGTGCTCGCCCCATAGCTAAAGAGGTCATCCAACCTGCGGAACCGGGAAAGACGCTGCAGCTAACCCTTGACGCTGAGCTTCAAGCTGTTATGGAAAAGTCTTTAGATGATGTGTTTAGGAATGAAGTGCACAAGGACCGTCCGGATGCTAATGCCGGAGCGGCAGTAGTTATTGAAGTTAAGACGGGAAAAATACTGGCCATGACTTCGCGGCCTTTTATGAATCCTAATGATCTGACCGGTATTATTTCAGAGGAAATTGCTACAAAATATTTCACAGCGGAAGAGGCGGCATCTTTTGACCGAGCATTAGCGGGGACTTATGCACCCGGATCAACTTTTAAGATGACGACGGCCTTAGCTGGTTTGCATTCAGGTGTGGTGACACCCAGCGAGCAGTTTAACAGCTCCAATGTAGTAGCCACCTTAGGGACTGTAAACGGTATTCAGGAATGGTCCCCAGGCGGATTTGGTTTAGTGAATTTGAATCGAGCGATGGCGAAATCCTCAAACACCTATTTCCAAGCAGTAGGGCAAAGGGTGTTCGCTAAAAATGGTGAAATGCTGAAACAGATTGCTAATGAGTTGGGGCTCGGTGTCTATTCTGGGATCGACATTCCCGGTGAATCTAAGGGTAACGCTCCATCCCCTGAATGGAAGAAAGCAACCTTCGGCCCTGCATATGAAAAAACCAGAGATAATAATCTTGCAGATATCGAAAAAGAGTTTAAGACAAAGCTTGCGGAAGCTAAGGATGAAGATGCCAGAAAAAAGCTAGAAAAAGAGAAAAAAGCTAAAATTGACCAAGTGCATGCTGAATACAACTACAATGTCCGTTGGTTTATAGATTGGCAGTATTTTGAGACCTTCAACACCGCTATCGGGCAAGGGGATAATACCTATACCCCTTTGCAACTGGCAAATTACGTTGCTACGATAGTAAATGGTGGCAAACGCATGCAACCCTATATAGTGGATAAGATCCTTGACCCAGTCACTGGAGAAGTAGTTCATCAAAATCAACCTGTGGTAAGAAATACAGTCTCTGTCTCTCCTGAAAACTTAAAGGCGGTTAAAGAAGCTATGAGCAAGGTAACCAGTGGAGAAGGAACGGCAGCTTGGCTTTTTGCTGATACTCCGCAATACACAGGCGGGGGCAAAACGGGTACCGCACAGCTCGGATCAAAGAATACAGCGGCAGGGGATTTATTTAATGGGGTCTATGTGGGTTTTGCACCTTATGATGATCCGGAAATTGCCTTTGCAGGAGTTGTAGAATACGGATATCACGGGGGAGATACAGCGGGTTTGATTGCCAAGGCAGCCTTTAAGCAATATTTTGGTTGGTAG
- the radC gene encoding RadC family protein: MDYRRLKDLPEELLPRERLFQCGPEALSNREILAILLRTGLKGENVLDFAERLLTQAGGLSGLARLTVHELTQLHGMGNAKAAELKAALELGRRSVSSDPLVRPVINSPQDIAHLVMEEMRYLDREHFRVVSLSTKNHVLGISSISVGSLNSSLVHPRECFKEAIRRNSNAIILLHNHPSGDPSPSREDLDVTQRLSDGGQILGIEVLDHVIIGDNRYISLKERGIL; the protein is encoded by the coding sequence ATGGATTATCGCCGGTTGAAGGATCTTCCCGAGGAATTGCTACCTCGTGAACGCTTGTTTCAATGTGGTCCGGAGGCTCTCTCTAATCGAGAGATTTTAGCAATTTTGCTGAGGACCGGCCTTAAGGGAGAGAATGTTCTAGATTTTGCTGAGCGGCTATTGACTCAAGCCGGAGGATTATCCGGGTTGGCTCGCTTGACAGTTCATGAATTGACCCAGCTGCATGGTATGGGAAATGCTAAAGCGGCCGAGCTTAAGGCGGCCTTGGAGCTGGGACGGCGTTCGGTTTCCTCCGACCCCTTGGTTAGGCCCGTTATCAATTCTCCTCAAGATATTGCACATTTGGTCATGGAAGAAATGCGCTATCTGGATCGTGAGCATTTCCGAGTGGTAAGCCTATCCACCAAGAATCATGTCTTGGGAATTAGCTCTATCTCGGTGGGGTCTCTGAATTCTTCCCTGGTACATCCTCGGGAGTGCTTCAAAGAAGCTATTCGGCGCAACTCCAATGCGATTATTCTTTTGCATAATCATCCCAGCGGTGATCCATCACCCAGTCGTGAGGACCTTGATGTGACCCAGCGGTTATCCGATGGCGGACAAATTCTGGGCATAGAAGTCCTTGATCACGTAATTATTGGAGATAATCGGTACATAAGCTTGAAAGAACGAGGGATATTATAG